In the genome of Saprospira sp. CCB-QB6, one region contains:
- a CDS encoding ComEA family DNA-binding protein produces MSPSISLIMFQDYFYYNRSERAAALTLLLLILFFFGLNSYLSWRPKTEAPLKMEVLLLEQKAKDSLAPEEIVLAPFDPNLAEQADLERLGLSARTARSIINYRSKGGKYRYKEDLAKIYTLDSADYVRLRPYIQLPERPANFASYQRKKKKRKSRPKFDRLEVNSANEQDWQELRGIGPGYARRIVKFRNALGGFYKIEQVAELYGLPDSTYQKIKGKLHCRPHNIKKINLNTATEEELKKHPYLNWKQAKAIVRWREEQEPFDGPHVLQTFFEFDDGSGNYERLLPYLSW; encoded by the coding sequence TTGTCACCTTCAATATCTCTCATCATGTTTCAAGATTACTTCTACTACAATCGTTCGGAGCGGGCGGCGGCGCTTACGCTTTTATTATTGATTTTATTTTTCTTCGGGCTCAATAGTTATTTGTCTTGGCGGCCCAAAACAGAAGCGCCTTTAAAGATGGAAGTTTTGCTTTTGGAGCAAAAGGCAAAGGATAGCTTGGCCCCAGAAGAAATTGTATTGGCTCCATTTGATCCAAATTTGGCGGAGCAAGCAGATTTGGAGCGCTTGGGGCTTTCGGCCCGGACGGCTAGGTCCATCATCAATTATCGGTCGAAGGGCGGGAAGTATCGCTATAAAGAAGATTTGGCCAAGATTTATACCTTAGATAGTGCGGATTATGTTCGTTTGCGGCCCTATATTCAGTTGCCAGAGCGGCCTGCCAACTTTGCGTCTTATCAACGGAAAAAGAAAAAGCGGAAAAGTCGGCCCAAATTTGATCGTTTGGAGGTTAATTCGGCCAATGAGCAAGACTGGCAAGAGCTTCGTGGAATTGGGCCAGGTTATGCGCGGAGAATTGTAAAATTTAGGAATGCGCTGGGTGGATTTTACAAGATAGAGCAAGTAGCAGAGCTTTATGGCTTGCCCGATTCTACTTATCAGAAAATCAAGGGGAAGTTGCATTGTCGGCCACATAATATAAAGAAGATCAATTTGAATACGGCCACAGAAGAAGAGCTAAAGAAGCATCCTTATTTGAATTGGAAGCAGGCCAAGGCCATTGTGCGCTGGCGAGAAGAGCAAGAGCCCTTTGATGGTCCACATGTATTACAAACCTTTTTTGAGTTTGATGATGGGAGTGGAAATTATGAGCGTTTGCTGCCTTATTTGAGTTGGTAA
- the dnaE gene encoding DNA polymerase III subunit alpha has product MEDFVHLHCHTQFSLLDGASNIGVMMDKAAEDGMKAVALTDHGNMFGAFKFVAEAEKRNLKPIVGCEFYLVEDRHRRSFSKAKGERDRRFHQLLLAKNQQGYQNLSKLCSLGFMEGLYSKFPRVDKELIEKYHEGLIATSCCIGAEIPQAIMHGKIEEAEQKLKWWLDLFGEDFYIEIQRHRGLENIDGLGISQEDINQQLLKFAKKYDVKVIATNDSHYVEEDDWTAHDMLLCINTGSLVQDQNRFKFSSSDYYFKTRQQMNQLFLDRPDSIANTMEIYDKIDKLTLARDVLLPAFPLPKEFKTQDDYLRHLTYVGAQRRYGTITPAIKERLDFELEVIRQSGYPGYFLIVQDFTTVARELKVSVGPGRGSAAGSAVAYCVGITNVDPIKYDLLFERFLNPSRISMPDIDIDFDDVGREKVIQYVIDKYGQNQVAQIITYGSMAARSSLRDVGRVMDVPLPEVDRVAKTFPSHLSATLKKVLGKDGVDPKLLGKLNSDEKAQAEEFRQLAAGQDTIGEMIRNAKKLEGSIRSTGIHACGVVITPDDITNYVPVTVAKDSNLLVSQFDNSVAEDAGLLKMDFLGLKTLTIIKDAIAMIKENHGVEIDPDEIPLDDPKTYELFQRGETVGVFQYESAGMQKHMRALEPTTFADLIAMNALYRPGPLQYIPEFIDRKHGRKPILYDLPDMEEYLAETYGITVYQEQVMLLSQKLAGFTKGEADTLRKAMGKKKKKLIDEMFPKFEKGGEDRGHPKKILKKIWQDWEAFASYAFNKSHSTCYAFVAFQTAYLKAHYPAEFMASVLSHNKDNMESVSFFIAECKAQGVDVLGPDVNESKLDFYATPKGRIRFGLSALKGVGQGPVEAILEAREEAAFTDLVDMTQRINLRAANRKCFESLVLGGAMDAFGLPRSAYFQPYDDRQSYLEAVIKYGNAFQKQKNDFSQSLFGATAMEESMPPPKVPEADPWPLLARLKKEKEVAGFYLSGHPLDDYKLAVQRLCKPIDQMDQYKNREIAIGGIVDEVEHRVSKKGKSFAFVTVEDYTGRYRMGLFGENYLKFRHLLNLDAVIYIKGKYQPRWNNEYEFELRVNEIRLMDAVSEEKIRGVTINLPIQQLNEQLMEQLDYVCSKHPGEQELEVNLLDIEERLKLTLLSKNRRISADDAFVDALKKLGLDYKLSS; this is encoded by the coding sequence ATGGAAGATTTTGTACATCTACATTGTCATACGCAATTTTCTTTGCTCGATGGGGCTTCGAACATTGGGGTGATGATGGATAAAGCGGCTGAAGATGGGATGAAAGCCGTGGCGCTGACCGATCATGGGAATATGTTTGGGGCCTTTAAATTTGTGGCCGAGGCCGAAAAGCGCAACCTAAAACCCATTGTGGGTTGTGAGTTTTATTTGGTAGAGGATCGGCATCGCCGCAGTTTTTCTAAGGCCAAGGGAGAGCGCGACCGTCGTTTTCATCAGTTGTTATTGGCCAAAAACCAGCAGGGCTATCAAAACCTTTCGAAGCTTTGTTCTTTGGGTTTTATGGAGGGCTTATACTCCAAATTTCCGCGGGTAGATAAGGAGCTGATTGAAAAATATCATGAGGGCTTAATTGCAACGAGCTGTTGTATTGGGGCCGAGATTCCCCAGGCGATTATGCATGGGAAAATAGAAGAGGCCGAGCAAAAACTCAAGTGGTGGCTCGACCTTTTTGGGGAGGATTTCTACATTGAAATTCAGCGACACCGAGGATTAGAAAACATTGATGGGCTGGGCATTAGCCAAGAAGACATCAACCAACAGCTCTTGAAGTTTGCCAAAAAATATGATGTAAAAGTTATTGCCACCAATGACTCGCATTATGTAGAGGAGGATGATTGGACCGCCCACGATATGTTGCTTTGTATCAATACGGGTTCTTTGGTACAGGACCAAAACCGCTTTAAGTTTTCGAGTTCTGATTACTATTTTAAGACTCGGCAACAGATGAACCAGTTGTTCTTAGATCGGCCCGATTCGATTGCGAACACCATGGAAATTTATGATAAAATTGATAAGCTGACGTTGGCCAGAGATGTCCTTTTGCCTGCCTTTCCCCTGCCTAAAGAGTTTAAGACCCAGGATGATTATCTGCGGCATTTGACTTATGTGGGGGCGCAGCGTCGTTATGGAACCATCACGCCAGCTATTAAGGAGCGTTTGGACTTTGAGCTGGAGGTCATTCGGCAGTCGGGTTATCCTGGCTACTTTTTGATTGTACAGGATTTCACTACTGTAGCTCGAGAGTTGAAGGTATCGGTAGGTCCGGGGCGGGGTTCTGCTGCGGGTTCGGCCGTAGCCTATTGTGTAGGGATTACCAATGTGGACCCCATTAAGTACGATCTTCTATTTGAGCGTTTCCTCAATCCGAGTCGGATTTCGATGCCCGATATTGATATTGACTTTGATGATGTGGGGCGGGAGAAAGTGATTCAATACGTGATTGATAAATATGGGCAAAACCAGGTGGCCCAAATCATTACTTATGGTTCTATGGCGGCCCGTTCTTCTTTGCGAGATGTTGGGCGGGTAATGGATGTGCCCTTGCCCGAGGTGGATCGAGTGGCCAAAACCTTTCCTTCTCATCTGAGCGCCACCCTCAAAAAGGTTTTGGGCAAAGATGGGGTAGATCCTAAGTTATTGGGCAAACTCAATAGTGATGAAAAAGCGCAGGCCGAAGAGTTCCGCCAATTGGCCGCTGGCCAAGACACCATTGGCGAGATGATTCGCAACGCCAAAAAGCTAGAGGGTTCTATCCGAAGTACGGGTATTCACGCCTGTGGGGTTGTGATTACGCCCGATGATATTACGAACTATGTCCCGGTAACCGTGGCCAAGGATTCCAACCTCTTGGTCTCGCAATTTGACAACTCCGTAGCGGAGGATGCGGGCTTGCTCAAGATGGACTTTTTAGGCTTGAAGACCCTAACCATCATCAAGGATGCCATTGCCATGATTAAGGAAAATCATGGGGTAGAAATTGATCCAGATGAAATCCCTTTGGATGATCCCAAAACCTATGAGTTGTTCCAAAGAGGGGAAACCGTGGGGGTGTTCCAGTACGAATCCGCGGGTATGCAAAAGCATATGCGGGCTTTAGAACCCACTACCTTTGCGGACCTCATTGCCATGAACGCCCTTTACCGTCCTGGTCCCTTGCAATATATTCCTGAGTTTATTGATCGGAAGCATGGCCGCAAGCCCATCCTCTACGATCTACCCGATATGGAAGAGTATTTAGCCGAGACCTATGGAATTACGGTCTATCAAGAGCAAGTGATGTTGCTTTCGCAAAAGTTGGCGGGCTTTACCAAGGGCGAAGCCGATACCTTGCGGAAAGCGATGGGGAAAAAGAAGAAAAAACTTATTGATGAGATGTTTCCCAAATTTGAAAAGGGAGGAGAAGATCGGGGACATCCGAAAAAGATTTTGAAAAAGATTTGGCAAGACTGGGAGGCCTTTGCTTCTTATGCCTTTAATAAATCGCATTCTACCTGTTATGCCTTTGTGGCTTTTCAGACGGCTTATCTCAAAGCGCATTATCCTGCGGAATTTATGGCTTCGGTCCTTTCGCACAACAAGGATAACATGGAAAGTGTAAGTTTCTTCATTGCAGAATGCAAGGCGCAGGGGGTAGATGTTTTGGGGCCAGATGTCAATGAAAGTAAGCTAGATTTCTATGCCACGCCCAAAGGGCGCATCCGCTTTGGGCTTTCGGCCCTCAAAGGAGTGGGCCAAGGTCCCGTAGAGGCTATTTTAGAGGCTAGAGAAGAGGCGGCTTTCACCGATTTGGTCGATATGACCCAACGCATCAACTTGCGGGCAGCCAACCGCAAATGCTTTGAGAGTTTGGTATTGGGTGGGGCCATGGATGCCTTTGGTTTGCCTAGATCCGCTTATTTTCAGCCTTATGATGATCGCCAAAGCTATTTGGAGGCCGTCATTAAGTATGGGAATGCCTTTCAGAAGCAGAAAAACGACTTTAGTCAATCGCTTTTTGGGGCCACAGCTATGGAGGAAAGCATGCCCCCGCCCAAGGTCCCTGAAGCAGATCCTTGGCCCTTATTGGCTCGGCTCAAAAAGGAGAAGGAAGTGGCAGGCTTTTACCTTTCGGGCCATCCGCTAGATGATTATAAGCTGGCGGTGCAGCGCTTGTGCAAGCCCATTGACCAAATGGACCAATACAAAAACCGAGAAATAGCCATTGGGGGCATTGTAGACGAGGTAGAACATCGGGTCTCTAAAAAGGGGAAATCCTTTGCCTTTGTCACCGTAGAAGATTATACGGGCCGCTACCGAATGGGCCTCTTTGGCGAAAACTACCTGAAGTTTCGCCATCTGCTCAACCTAGATGCGGTTATTTACATCAAAGGGAAATATCAACCCCGCTGGAATAACGAATATGAGTTTGAACTCCGAGTAAATGAAATCCGCCTGATGGATGCCGTTTCTGAGGAGAAAATTCGTGGGGTCACCATCAATTTGCCCATCCAACAACTGAATGAGCAATTGATGGAACAGCTCGATTATGTCTGTAGCAAACACCCTGGCGAACAAGAGCTGGAGGTCAATTTGCTGGATATAGAAGAGCGCTTGAAGCTCACCCTACTCTCTAAAAATCGTCGCATTAGTGCCGATGACGCCTTTGTGGATGCCCTGAAAAAATTGGGGCTGGATTATAAGTTGAGTTCTTAG
- a CDS encoding leucine-rich repeat domain-containing protein, with protein MKKILLISCCLCLSMYLFGQKKPVILFLLDDPMIEKTEEIQAKIEAQSLSFELDTILYSSELFKEYFLGKKGESFYLMNFAGQQYLFAEDLAQADTATEALVLREPMDFPKKIGQLKKLKYLQLNLNGDMGDEIGQLQELQTLQLWQNQGGRFSSAIKKLPKLENLILSGCSKLPWQLYQLKSLKKLSIELNTEITLSRSINQLSQLEELSWTYSSLERLDGNMAVFKRLKRLNLGRNSLNSLPATIGGWKNLRELRLSENNLETLPAAIGQCQALEQLIVQDNALERLPESMGQLKQLKTLVLQGNQLERLPAGLMQAEALRILDLGDNPLRQLPEEIGNLKQLEVLNLGKDQLSEGNQLVSLPNSLGQLQQLEKLIVNNNRLSALPNSLGNCQSIRELELINNRLTALPSSFGQLKKLEVLFLRGNNLQALPDSLSGLQSLEWLDLSNNNRLTALPEDIGALDQLKNLDISGTGIKHLPKSIENLYSLEYLVIHKGQISEEELRQIHKSLPFLRTYLVEKENRL; from the coding sequence ATGAAAAAAATATTACTTATTAGTTGTTGTCTTTGTTTGTCTATGTATTTGTTTGGACAGAAAAAGCCTGTTATACTCTTTTTACTAGATGACCCGATGATTGAAAAAACGGAGGAAATTCAGGCAAAAATTGAGGCGCAGTCTCTTTCTTTTGAGCTAGATACGATTCTGTATAGTAGTGAGTTGTTTAAAGAATATTTTTTGGGCAAAAAAGGGGAGAGCTTTTATCTAATGAATTTTGCTGGCCAACAATACTTATTTGCAGAAGACTTGGCCCAGGCAGATACGGCTACAGAAGCCCTTGTTTTGCGGGAGCCAATGGATTTTCCCAAGAAAATTGGGCAGCTCAAAAAATTGAAGTATTTGCAACTTAACCTCAATGGAGATATGGGGGACGAAATTGGCCAATTGCAAGAATTGCAGACGCTTCAGCTTTGGCAAAACCAAGGAGGGCGTTTTTCTTCGGCCATCAAAAAGCTGCCAAAGCTCGAAAATTTGATACTTTCGGGCTGCTCCAAATTGCCTTGGCAGCTTTATCAGCTTAAATCCTTGAAAAAGCTAAGCATTGAGCTCAATACAGAAATAACTTTGTCTAGAAGCATCAATCAATTGAGTCAATTGGAGGAGCTGTCTTGGACTTATAGTAGTTTGGAGCGTTTGGATGGAAATATGGCTGTATTCAAAAGGCTTAAACGCCTTAATTTAGGGCGAAATAGTTTGAATAGCCTTCCTGCTACAATAGGGGGCTGGAAGAATTTGAGGGAGCTGAGGCTCTCTGAAAATAATCTAGAAACTTTGCCAGCGGCAATCGGGCAATGCCAAGCCTTAGAGCAGCTTATTGTTCAGGATAACGCTTTGGAGCGTTTGCCCGAAAGTATGGGGCAACTTAAGCAGCTCAAAACCTTAGTGCTACAAGGAAATCAATTGGAGCGCCTGCCCGCTGGCCTTATGCAGGCAGAGGCTTTGCGCATTTTGGATTTGGGGGACAACCCGCTCAGGCAATTGCCCGAAGAGATAGGAAATTTAAAGCAGTTGGAGGTCCTTAACTTGGGAAAGGATCAACTTTCGGAGGGGAATCAATTAGTGAGCTTACCCAATAGTTTGGGGCAGCTGCAGCAGTTGGAAAAGTTGATTGTGAACAATAATCGACTAAGCGCTTTACCCAACAGCTTGGGAAATTGTCAATCAATACGAGAACTAGAGTTAATCAATAATCGATTGACGGCTTTGCCTAGCAGTTTTGGACAGCTTAAAAAACTAGAAGTTTTGTTTTTAAGGGGGAATAATCTTCAAGCCTTGCCCGATAGTTTATCTGGACTCCAATCGCTAGAATGGTTAGATCTGTCTAACAACAACCGTTTGACCGCTCTTCCTGAAGATATAGGAGCGCTAGATCAGTTAAAAAACCTCGATATTTCTGGAACGGGGATTAAGCATCTGCCCAAGAGTATAGAAAATTTATATTCACTGGAGTACCTAGTTATCCATAAAGGGCAAATTTCAGAAGAAGAGCTAAGGCAGATCCATAAGTCTCTGCCTTTCTTAAGGACTTACCTCGTTGAAAAAGAAAATCGACTTTAA
- a CDS encoding DUF1800 domain-containing protein, whose product MKTEEKIRLLYLRAGFGLRPEEWAKKRTEKLGKQLDELFGETKAQPFAPLAFAYPKDPKSLTKEKRKMLRKKSRKLRNQVNSQWIERMIRPKKESPLLDKMALFWHGHFACEPKLHHHAEEYLAVIRQHALGNFKDLLLAVSKSTAMILYLNNQQNRKKKPNENFARELMELFTLGRGHYSEQDIKESARAFTGWHCDPLQAQFKFKERQHDAESKTFMDQRGNFGGEDIINIILQQKRCAEFLAEKLYAFFVNERAPNKKHIAALADTIYKSNYDLKISLRFLFEAKWFYQPTHLGANIKSPVMLLVQLARILDLRASEDLAWLQAQRALGQILFKPPNVAGWPGGRSWIDPSLLLLRLNLAAVIFEKTDIVFRPKDDPKAVMRGKGFRKLALKANIQPLKQLVAAGSAEDILVQLSSYLLPIAPKLSAPKFQAYLSLAQTKEEQIQAASLLLLSTPEFQIC is encoded by the coding sequence ATGAAAACAGAAGAAAAAATAAGGCTGCTCTATCTCCGTGCGGGCTTTGGCTTGCGTCCTGAGGAATGGGCCAAAAAAAGAACGGAAAAATTAGGCAAGCAGCTCGATGAGCTCTTTGGAGAGACAAAGGCGCAGCCCTTTGCACCCTTGGCATTTGCTTACCCCAAAGACCCTAAAAGCTTGACTAAAGAAAAGCGAAAAATGCTGCGCAAAAAGTCGCGAAAACTACGTAATCAGGTCAATAGTCAATGGATAGAGCGGATGATTCGGCCAAAAAAGGAGAGTCCTTTGCTTGATAAAATGGCTTTGTTCTGGCATGGACATTTTGCCTGTGAGCCTAAATTGCATCATCATGCAGAGGAGTATTTGGCCGTCATTCGGCAGCATGCCTTGGGCAACTTTAAGGATTTGCTTCTGGCGGTATCCAAATCTACCGCCATGATTTTGTACCTCAACAATCAGCAAAATCGCAAGAAAAAGCCCAATGAAAATTTTGCCCGAGAGCTGATGGAGCTTTTTACCTTGGGGCGGGGACATTATAGCGAGCAAGACATCAAAGAATCAGCTAGGGCCTTTACGGGCTGGCATTGCGATCCCTTGCAGGCCCAATTTAAGTTTAAGGAGCGGCAGCATGATGCTGAATCCAAGACCTTTATGGACCAAAGGGGCAATTTTGGTGGCGAGGACATCATCAATATCATTTTGCAGCAAAAGCGCTGCGCTGAGTTTTTGGCCGAAAAACTTTACGCCTTTTTTGTCAATGAGCGAGCGCCCAATAAAAAGCATATTGCAGCCCTAGCCGATACCATATATAAGAGTAATTACGATCTCAAAATTAGTCTCCGCTTTTTATTTGAGGCCAAATGGTTTTATCAGCCAACGCATTTGGGGGCCAATATTAAGAGTCCCGTTATGTTGCTGGTGCAACTTGCCCGCATTCTAGATCTGCGCGCATCGGAGGATTTGGCTTGGTTGCAGGCTCAGCGGGCTTTGGGCCAAATTCTGTTCAAGCCGCCTAATGTAGCGGGTTGGCCAGGGGGGCGGAGCTGGATCGATCCCAGCCTTTTATTGCTTCGGCTCAATTTGGCCGCCGTCATTTTTGAGAAAACCGATATTGTATTTCGGCCCAAAGATGATCCCAAAGCGGTCATGCGGGGCAAGGGCTTTAGAAAGTTGGCGCTTAAGGCCAATATTCAGCCCCTAAAACAGTTGGTTGCTGCAGGAAGTGCAGAAGATATTTTGGTCCAATTGAGTAGTTATTTATTGCCTATTGCGCCCAAGTTATCAGCCCCAAAATTTCAGGCTTATTTGAGCTTGGCCCAAACGAAAGAAGAACAAATCCAAGCGGCTAGCCTCTTGCTTTTATCTACTCCCGAATTTCAAATTTGCTAA